In Ectothiorhodospiraceae bacterium 2226, a single window of DNA contains:
- a CDS encoding diguanylate cyclase has translation MDSHRVVPPRSRIVLVDGSSASRRLLIGVLREQLEDVEVLDCGTGAEALAALAQGHVDLVSTSLMLPDMDGLDFAAQVRRLQGRRYTPLVLVSSQDDPDLLRKGLKAGVTDYFDKSRGYKAFGEFVRIFIRRHARLEGRLLYVEDSRTTAAVIRPLLEQQGLEVEHTASGEEALARLTETAGKLHEGPGFDLVVTDLTLKGRLSGEELLHALRARHHYSQQELPVLVLTGHEDLRKQVELFHLGANDFVNKPIVEAILLARVRSLLLVKHQYDMLKRQAEAMHLLATTDSLTRTYNKCYLLDHGEDFLRAARPGSAWVLLIDIDHFKRVNDEHGHLVGDRVLAAVGQTLTHALARGLVARFGGEEFCALLRDADRHQALAAAEALRSAAHGVSVDAVRITVSVGLAGTLDHPDGSFGELLALADKALYHAKAQGRDRVSLYDVDGPQGTAADGGASASSTP, from the coding sequence ATGGATTCGCATCGCGTTGTGCCACCTCGCTCGCGCATCGTGCTGGTCGACGGCTCCTCGGCGTCGCGGCGGCTACTGATCGGCGTGCTCCGCGAACAACTGGAGGACGTCGAGGTGCTGGATTGCGGCACCGGCGCGGAGGCGCTCGCCGCGCTCGCCCAGGGCCATGTCGACCTGGTCAGCACCTCGCTCATGCTCCCCGATATGGACGGCCTGGACTTTGCGGCGCAAGTACGGCGCCTGCAGGGGCGCCGTTACACGCCGCTGGTGCTCGTCTCCAGCCAGGACGATCCTGACCTGCTGCGCAAGGGACTCAAGGCCGGCGTCACCGACTATTTCGACAAGTCCCGCGGCTATAAGGCGTTCGGTGAATTCGTCCGGATTTTCATCCGCCGCCACGCACGCCTGGAAGGGCGACTGCTCTACGTCGAAGACAGCCGCACCACCGCCGCCGTCATCCGCCCGCTGCTCGAGCAGCAGGGACTGGAGGTGGAACACACCGCCAGCGGCGAGGAGGCGCTCGCGCGCCTCACGGAAACGGCCGGCAAGCTACACGAGGGACCCGGGTTCGACCTGGTCGTGACCGACCTCACGCTCAAGGGCCGGCTCAGCGGCGAGGAACTATTGCACGCACTGCGCGCCCGCCACCACTACTCGCAGCAGGAATTGCCCGTGCTGGTGCTGACCGGTCACGAGGACCTGCGCAAGCAGGTCGAACTGTTTCATCTGGGCGCCAACGACTTCGTGAACAAACCCATCGTCGAGGCGATCCTGCTGGCGCGCGTGCGCTCGCTGCTGTTGGTCAAACACCAGTACGACATGCTCAAGCGCCAAGCCGAGGCGATGCACCTGCTGGCGACCACCGACAGCCTGACGCGGACCTATAACAAGTGTTACCTGCTCGATCACGGCGAGGACTTCCTACGCGCCGCGCGGCCAGGGTCAGCCTGGGTGCTGCTGATCGACATCGACCACTTCAAGCGCGTGAACGATGAGCATGGACACCTGGTCGGGGACCGGGTGCTGGCGGCGGTCGGCCAGACCCTGACGCACGCGCTGGCGCGCGGCCTTGTCGCGCGCTTCGGCGGGGAGGAGTTCTGCGCCTTGCTGCGCGACGCGGACCGGCATCAGGCGCTCGCCGCTGCCGAGGCCTTACGCTCGGCAGCACACGGTGTGTCGGTGGACGCGGTACGCATTACCGTCAGCGTGGGGCTGGCGGGGACGCTGGACCATCCTGACGGGAGTTTCGGCGAGCTCCTCGCGCTCGCCGATAAGGCCTTGTATCACGCCAAGGCGCAGGGGCGCGATCGGGTAAGCCTGTATGACGTCGACGGGCCACAGGGCACCGCCGCCGACGGCGGCGCCTCAGCTTCTAGCACTCCCTGA
- the rpoH gene encoding RNA polymerase sigma factor RpoH has translation MSTALELRTNLPVGSPIGSLESYVQAVNRIPMLSADEERELAERWQRERDIHAARKLVLAHLRFVVRVARGYAGYGLPQADLIQEGNIGLMKAVKRFDPSLNVRLVSFAVHWIRAEIHEFVIRNWRIVKVATTKAQRKLFFNLRSSKKRLAWFNREEVESVARELGVAPEAVLEMEQRLAGQDLAFDAPTEDEHDAPPAPAAYLEDRRADPALQLEEADWEADSHERLAAALQRLDARSRDIMRRRWLSDGKATLQELADTYGVSAERIRQLEQSALKQLKAHLAA, from the coding sequence ATGAGCACAGCCCTAGAACTGCGCACCAATCTACCGGTCGGGAGTCCGATCGGCAGCCTGGAGTCGTATGTCCAGGCGGTCAACCGGATCCCCATGCTCAGCGCCGACGAGGAGCGTGAACTGGCCGAGCGCTGGCAGCGCGAGCGCGACATCCATGCCGCGCGTAAGCTGGTGTTGGCGCACCTGCGCTTCGTGGTACGGGTCGCGCGCGGTTACGCGGGCTACGGCCTGCCGCAGGCCGACCTCATCCAGGAGGGGAACATCGGCCTGATGAAGGCCGTGAAGCGGTTCGATCCCTCGCTCAACGTCCGGCTGGTATCTTTCGCGGTGCATTGGATACGCGCCGAGATTCACGAGTTTGTGATACGCAACTGGCGCATCGTGAAGGTTGCGACCACCAAGGCCCAGCGCAAGCTGTTCTTCAACCTGCGCTCGTCCAAGAAGCGCCTGGCGTGGTTCAATCGCGAGGAAGTCGAGTCGGTCGCGCGGGAGCTGGGCGTGGCGCCCGAGGCGGTGCTCGAGATGGAGCAGCGTCTGGCCGGGCAGGACCTGGCCTTCGATGCGCCCACGGAGGACGAGCACGACGCGCCCCCGGCGCCGGCGGCATATCTCGAGGATCGCCGCGCCGACCCGGCTCTGCAGCTCGAGGAGGCCGACTGGGAGGCCGACAGCCACGAGCGCCTCGCTGCGGCCTTGCAGCGGCTTGACGCGCGCAGCCGCGACATCATGCGCCGCCGCTGGCTGAGTGACGGCAAGGCGACGCTGCAAGAACTGGCCGACACCTACGGTGTCTCGGCCGAACGCATCCGCCAGCTGGAGCAGAGCGCGCTCAAGCAACTCAAGGCCCACCTGGCCGCCTGA
- a CDS encoding DUF2173 family protein — translation MSILGTLNSRPGVFAAGEYSWRGDRFSYEGRLDREQARMASIMCRATTLGVHMQTDILSDLCDRCGAVPARGWIVRGPRFSVCVVANVFCFVDNDTADINDIVAYMRRVLADVPLDMV, via the coding sequence GTGAGCATCCTCGGCACACTTAACTCCCGTCCTGGTGTGTTCGCCGCCGGCGAGTACAGCTGGCGCGGGGACCGCTTTTCCTACGAAGGCCGCCTGGACCGCGAACAGGCACGCATGGCCTCCATCATGTGCCGGGCCACCACGCTCGGCGTCCACATGCAGACCGATATCCTGTCCGATCTATGCGACCGCTGCGGGGCCGTGCCCGCGCGCGGGTGGATCGTGCGCGGTCCCCGCTTCAGCGTATGCGTGGTCGCAAACGTGTTCTGCTTCGTCGACAACGACACCGCAGACATCAACGACATCGTTGCCTATATGCGTCGCGTCCTGGCCGACGTCCCGCTCGACATGGTGTAG
- a CDS encoding DUF2173 family protein — MKLPGALAAFTFSDLGELQEHRVADGATLTPSVLDLLCHVCVANTAIATMQARGWQTLTGSEGFYPIHGFTLIGFDWSAITCGHTGLVMDNERADYQAAYTLLGEAEGHPC; from the coding sequence ATGAAGCTGCCGGGGGCGCTGGCCGCCTTTACCTTCTCGGATCTCGGGGAATTGCAGGAGCACCGTGTCGCGGACGGCGCGACACTCACCCCGTCGGTACTTGATCTCCTGTGCCACGTCTGCGTCGCCAATACGGCCATCGCAACGATGCAGGCCCGCGGCTGGCAAACCCTGACCGGCAGCGAAGGGTTCTACCCCATCCACGGCTTCACCCTCATCGGCTTCGACTGGTCGGCCATAACCTGCGGCCACACCGGACTCGTGATGGATAACGAGCGCGCCGACTATCAAGCCGCCTACACCCTACTCGGCGAGGCCGAGGGCCACCCGTGCTGA
- a CDS encoding DUF2173 family protein, whose protein sequence is MLKRLLLLDGVDAVCHFRDDGTLDEGYGLLDDDAMVRLARFALEYKRLVQANADQLSMFTQLRGWTPPRGWIVRGETATVCSVGNLVCLMDNAEGQLTDVMRELEEFSHW, encoded by the coding sequence GTGCTGAAGCGCCTGTTGCTGCTCGACGGGGTCGACGCGGTGTGTCACTTCCGCGATGACGGGACCCTCGACGAAGGGTATGGATTGCTCGACGACGACGCGATGGTGCGACTCGCGCGTTTCGCGCTGGAATACAAGCGCCTAGTCCAGGCCAATGCCGATCAGCTGTCGATGTTCACGCAGCTACGCGGCTGGACCCCGCCCCGGGGCTGGATCGTGCGCGGCGAAACCGCCACCGTATGCAGCGTCGGCAACCTGGTGTGCCTGATGGACAACGCGGAGGGGCAGCTCACCGACGTGATGCGGGAACTGGAGGAGTTCAGTCATTGGTAG
- the ccoS gene encoding cbb3-type cytochrome oxidase assembly protein CcoS: MNILYVLIPLGVVLMALAVWGFMWAVRSGQFDDMEGPAHRILMDDDDPRIPRRRRERERDDSDAD, translated from the coding sequence ATCAACATCCTGTACGTACTGATTCCACTCGGGGTGGTGCTGATGGCGCTGGCCGTCTGGGGATTCATGTGGGCCGTGCGCAGCGGCCAGTTCGATGACATGGAAGGTCCTGCGCATCGCATCCTCATGGACGACGATGATCCGCGGATCCCGCGGCGGCGCCGCGAGCGGGAGAGGGACGATTCCGACGCCGATTAG
- a CDS encoding heavy metal translocating P-type ATPase, whose translation MSGAPAADASCFHCGLPVPPGSDFRAQIDGEPRAMCCAGCQAVAEAIVEAGLDDFYRHRSGAAPGARERVPEALRRVQLYDQPAVQASFVREAGEYAREADLILEGITCAACVWLNERHVSQIPGVLEFRVNYTTHRAHLRWDERQVRLSDVLRAIAAIGYVAHPYDPQRQASVHQRERRLALRRLAVAGVGMMQVMMLAVALYAGPAQGMDASMEAFLRWMSLLIATPVVFYAGLPFFQNAWRDVRRRRAGMDVPVALAVGSTYVASAWATYSGGGEIYFESATMFVFFLLMGRFLEMNARHRAGQSAEHLGGLLPVTATRLLPDGELEIVAPAQLQVGDRVQVLPGDTVPADARVVEGRSALDESLLSGESLPRTRGVGDAVVGGSINTTSPLILEVEKVGQDTTLSAIQRLLDRAQTEKPRLGRLAERGTGRFVVAVLVLTALVGLAWTYHQPEHAFWVMVAMLVVSCPCALALATPVAVTAATGALTRRGVLTTRGHALETLADVSDVVLDKTGTLTEGRLRLQDIQPLSLEVDPEQALALAARLEAASEHPLALALRAAADERGLRGAAAHTVEAFAGEGVEGRVDDRTLRIGSPAFVLGEQALPPRLATLLDERPDASVVLLGERHRPLAAFVLADTLRAGAMEAVAGLLADGLQVHVLSGDRPATVAWLADRLGIAQARGGLSPTGKLEYLRDLQAQGRVVAMVGDGVNDAPVLAHAHVSLAMAGGTRIAQASADMILFSEHLPHLLEARNKAREAVRIIRQNIYWAIGYNVVALPVAAAGVLTPWLAALGMSASSLLVVLNALRLLDRRGPRPRPGASAAGAAVRAGDV comes from the coding sequence GTGAGCGGCGCGCCGGCGGCGGACGCGTCGTGTTTTCACTGCGGGCTGCCGGTGCCGCCTGGTAGCGACTTCCGGGCGCAGATCGACGGGGAGCCGCGCGCCATGTGTTGTGCGGGCTGCCAAGCGGTGGCCGAGGCCATCGTCGAGGCCGGGCTCGACGACTTCTACCGTCACCGCAGCGGCGCCGCGCCCGGTGCCCGCGAACGGGTGCCCGAGGCGCTGCGCCGGGTGCAGCTTTACGACCAGCCGGCCGTGCAGGCCAGCTTCGTGCGCGAGGCCGGTGAGTACGCGCGGGAGGCCGACCTGATCCTGGAAGGCATCACCTGTGCGGCGTGCGTGTGGCTCAACGAGCGTCACGTCAGCCAGATCCCGGGGGTGCTGGAGTTCCGGGTCAACTACACCACCCACCGTGCGCACCTGCGCTGGGACGAGCGCCAGGTACGGCTCAGCGATGTTCTGCGCGCCATCGCCGCCATCGGCTATGTCGCCCACCCCTACGATCCGCAACGTCAGGCCTCCGTGCATCAGCGCGAGCGTCGTCTGGCGCTGCGTCGCCTCGCCGTGGCCGGTGTCGGCATGATGCAGGTGATGATGCTGGCGGTGGCCCTTTACGCCGGGCCGGCGCAGGGGATGGATGCCTCCATGGAGGCCTTCCTGCGTTGGATGAGCCTGCTCATCGCCACCCCGGTGGTGTTCTACGCCGGGCTGCCATTCTTCCAGAACGCCTGGCGCGACGTGCGCCGACGGCGCGCCGGTATGGACGTCCCCGTGGCGCTGGCCGTCGGGAGCACCTATGTGGCCAGCGCGTGGGCCACTTATAGCGGCGGCGGCGAGATCTATTTCGAGTCCGCCACCATGTTCGTGTTCTTCCTGTTGATGGGCCGCTTCCTGGAGATGAACGCCCGGCACCGGGCGGGCCAGTCCGCCGAGCACTTGGGCGGGCTGTTACCGGTCACAGCGACGCGTCTGCTGCCGGACGGCGAGCTCGAGATCGTCGCGCCCGCGCAGCTCCAGGTCGGCGATCGCGTGCAGGTGCTGCCGGGCGATACCGTCCCGGCCGACGCGCGGGTGGTGGAGGGCCGCAGCGCCCTCGACGAGTCGCTGTTGAGCGGTGAGAGCCTGCCGCGTACGCGCGGGGTCGGCGACGCCGTGGTCGGGGGCAGCATCAATACCACCAGCCCGTTGATCCTGGAAGTGGAGAAGGTCGGCCAGGACACCACCCTCTCGGCCATCCAACGCCTGCTCGACCGCGCCCAGACCGAGAAGCCGCGCCTGGGCCGCTTGGCCGAGCGGGGCACCGGTCGCTTCGTGGTTGCGGTCTTGGTGTTGACCGCCCTGGTGGGGCTGGCTTGGACCTATCACCAACCCGAGCACGCCTTCTGGGTGATGGTGGCGATGCTGGTGGTCAGTTGTCCCTGCGCGCTGGCGCTGGCGACCCCGGTAGCGGTGACGGCGGCCACGGGCGCCCTGACGCGCCGCGGCGTGCTGACCACCCGCGGCCACGCGCTGGAAACCCTGGCCGATGTGAGCGACGTGGTGCTCGACAAGACCGGGACGCTGACCGAGGGTCGCCTGCGGCTGCAGGACATCCAGCCGCTAAGCCTCGAGGTAGACCCCGAACAGGCATTGGCGCTGGCGGCGCGTCTGGAGGCGGCCTCGGAACACCCGCTCGCCCTGGCCCTGCGCGCCGCGGCCGATGAGCGCGGTTTGCGCGGCGCCGCTGCTCACACCGTGGAGGCCTTCGCCGGCGAGGGCGTCGAGGGACGGGTCGATGACCGCACACTGCGCATCGGCAGCCCGGCGTTCGTGCTCGGCGAGCAGGCGCTGCCGCCGCGTCTAGCGACGCTCCTGGACGAGCGCCCCGATGCGAGTGTGGTGTTATTGGGCGAACGACACCGGCCACTGGCCGCCTTTGTGCTCGCCGACACGCTGCGCGCCGGGGCGATGGAGGCGGTGGCGGGGCTGCTCGCCGACGGGCTGCAGGTGCATGTGCTGAGTGGCGACCGCCCCGCGACGGTGGCATGGCTCGCCGACCGTCTCGGCATTGCGCAAGCGCGCGGGGGGCTAAGCCCCACGGGCAAACTCGAGTATCTACGCGATCTGCAGGCGCAGGGCCGCGTGGTCGCCATGGTGGGCGACGGCGTCAACGACGCGCCGGTGCTGGCCCACGCACACGTCTCGCTCGCCATGGCGGGCGGCACGCGCATCGCACAGGCCAGCGCGGATATGATCCTGTTCTCCGAGCACCTGCCGCATCTGTTGGAGGCGCGCAACAAGGCACGCGAGGCGGTGCGCATCATCCGCCAGAACATCTACTGGGCGATTGGATATAATGTGGTCGCCCTGCCGGTCGCCGCGGCGGGCGTGTTGACGCCGTGGCTGGCGGCGCTGGGCATGTCGGCCAGCTCGTTGCTGGTCGTCCTGAATGCACTGCGGCTGCTGGACCGCCGCGGGCCCCGGCCACGCCCCGGCGCCTCCGCCGCCGGAGCTGCCGTGCGCGCGGGCGACGTGTGA
- a CDS encoding FixH family protein, producing the protein MFTNVALSLLGGIAALVVLFMVLTRLLRQDGDRAAVLSGVIVLGVYIPVALVYWPGADVLAIHLAVFGIAAYILHVIADEQTEMGADGELHVKRFRFHWGPAVIMGFFVVLWTILAGLVMIAQNGLSPELAARVLPEPTGGSQIQSMFPGTVARDFHKKEELYNRYLEQVERQRARGWQVSYGWVEPSHPMAGEEAVFQLRVRDRDGHPVSGADVLGHFMRPADFQRDKHVVLEEVDRGLYRVAVTLPEAGAWHVLIEIRRGEDLHEIQAATTLAAKRAALSGGR; encoded by the coding sequence TTGTTCACTAACGTTGCATTGAGTCTGCTGGGCGGAATCGCCGCGCTGGTGGTGTTGTTCATGGTGCTCACGCGCCTGCTGCGCCAGGATGGCGACCGGGCGGCAGTGCTCTCCGGCGTCATTGTGCTCGGCGTCTACATTCCGGTCGCCCTGGTGTACTGGCCGGGTGCGGACGTGTTGGCGATCCACCTCGCCGTGTTCGGCATCGCGGCCTATATCCTGCACGTGATCGCTGACGAACAGACGGAAATGGGGGCGGACGGTGAGTTGCACGTCAAGCGCTTTCGCTTCCACTGGGGCCCGGCCGTCATCATGGGATTCTTCGTCGTGCTGTGGACCATCCTCGCCGGGCTCGTGATGATCGCGCAGAACGGTCTCAGTCCCGAGTTGGCCGCGCGCGTTTTGCCGGAACCGACCGGCGGCAGCCAAATCCAGTCCATGTTCCCGGGCACCGTGGCGCGCGATTTTCACAAGAAGGAAGAGCTCTACAACCGTTACCTCGAGCAGGTCGAGCGCCAGCGGGCGCGCGGTTGGCAGGTCAGCTACGGTTGGGTCGAACCGAGCCATCCGATGGCCGGCGAGGAAGCGGTGTTCCAGTTGCGCGTGCGCGACCGTGACGGGCACCCCGTATCCGGTGCCGATGTGCTCGGCCACTTCATGCGGCCGGCCGACTTTCAGCGCGACAAGCACGTCGTCCTGGAGGAAGTGGATCGCGGCCTGTACCGCGTCGCCGTCACGCTGCCGGAGGCGGGCGCCTGGCACGTGCTGATCGAGATCCGCCGCGGCGAGGACTTGCACGAGATCCAGGCTGCCACCACCCTGGCTGCGAAGCGCGCGGCGTTGTCCGGAGGACGCTAA
- the ccoG gene encoding cytochrome c oxidase accessory protein CcoG — MTGSTVARVAIYPRSVKGRFRNLKWGILGLAYGVYFLLPWLRWDRGQGPSQAVLFDIPGRRFYLFDLVVYAQDIFWLAGLLIIAALLLFFVTGILGRVFCGYFCFQTLWTDVFLFVERFVQGERPARIRLAKAPWSVGKAAKLSLTHLLWLLIAMATAATFVLYWGDAPSLLVAMVTGEAPSAAYVTVFFLTATTYVMAGWAREQVCTYMCPYARFQSVMFDSDTRIVGYDTGRGEGKAGRAKLAPGLKTREERHAKGVGDCVDCGYCVQVCPTGIDIRNGLQIECISCALCIDACNNIMDHAGFPRGLIGYTSEKEQSGAPVRVLKPKTYGYGLALLVAVGALTWSVAAREPFELSVTQIRQPLAVTLSDGRVQNNYELKLTNKTNETARYAIGITGLQGAELEIGRFETVSLEPGRSVTLVAHVRVDPDEARQAQQDFKFVVEPVDGGDGRGEPRTWRSVFYIPSLERAEVSLVH, encoded by the coding sequence ATGACGGGAAGTACGGTTGCACGCGTTGCAATCTATCCGCGCTCGGTCAAGGGTCGTTTCCGTAACCTGAAGTGGGGTATTCTCGGCCTCGCCTACGGCGTCTACTTCCTGCTGCCCTGGCTGCGCTGGGACCGGGGGCAAGGACCCTCGCAAGCGGTGCTGTTCGATATTCCGGGGCGGCGCTTTTACCTGTTCGATCTGGTCGTTTACGCGCAGGACATCTTCTGGCTGGCGGGCCTGCTGATCATCGCGGCGCTGCTGCTGTTCTTCGTCACCGGCATCCTCGGCCGCGTGTTCTGTGGCTACTTCTGCTTCCAGACCCTGTGGACCGACGTTTTCTTGTTCGTCGAGCGCTTCGTGCAGGGCGAACGGCCGGCGCGCATCCGCCTCGCCAAGGCCCCGTGGTCGGTCGGCAAGGCCGCCAAGCTCAGCCTCACCCACTTGTTATGGCTGCTGATCGCCATGGCGACCGCGGCCACCTTCGTCCTCTATTGGGGCGATGCTCCCAGCCTGCTGGTAGCGATGGTGACGGGGGAAGCCCCGTCCGCCGCCTATGTAACGGTCTTCTTCCTGACCGCCACGACCTATGTGATGGCCGGTTGGGCGCGCGAGCAGGTATGCACCTATATGTGCCCCTACGCCCGCTTCCAGAGCGTGATGTTCGACAGCGACACGCGCATCGTCGGCTACGATACCGGCCGTGGTGAAGGGAAGGCCGGCCGTGCCAAGCTCGCGCCGGGGCTCAAGACGCGCGAGGAACGGCACGCGAAGGGCGTCGGTGACTGCGTGGACTGTGGTTACTGCGTGCAGGTTTGCCCGACCGGTATCGACATCCGCAACGGCCTCCAGATCGAGTGCATCTCCTGCGCGCTGTGCATCGATGCGTGCAACAACATCATGGACCACGCCGGCTTCCCGCGCGGGCTGATCGGCTACACCTCCGAGAAAGAGCAGAGCGGGGCGCCGGTCCGTGTGCTCAAGCCCAAGACTTACGGTTATGGGTTGGCGCTGTTGGTCGCGGTGGGTGCACTGACCTGGAGCGTCGCGGCGCGCGAGCCGTTCGAGTTGTCCGTCACGCAGATCCGCCAGCCGCTCGCGGTAACCCTGAGCGATGGACGTGTGCAGAACAACTACGAGCTCAAACTCACGAACAAGACCAATGAAACGGCCCGGTACGCGATCGGCATCACGGGGCTACAGGGGGCGGAGCTCGAGATCGGTCGTTTCGAGACGGTCAGCCTGGAGCCGGGCCGCAGCGTGACGCTGGTGGCGCACGTGCGCGTCGATCCCGACGAGGCGCGTCAGGCACAGCAGGACTTCAAATTCGTGGTCGAGCCGGTGGATGGCGGTGACGGTCGCGGGGAACCCAGAACCTGGCGTTCGGTCTTCTACATACCGAGCCTGGAACGCGCGGAGGTCAGCCTTGTTCACTAA
- the ccoP gene encoding cytochrome-c oxidase, cbb3-type subunit III: protein MSETNKRNEHGKRAVQTTGHSWDGDLQEYNNPIPRWWLWAFYATVVFAVVYWFLYPAWPVGGTYTKGVMNTITYTGPGGEERTTHWNTRALLMRDMQEGTHAVRQREYLERVAAMSYNEIADDPDMMAFSRSVARGLFADNCAACHQVGGGGVPGVYPNLADDDWLWGGTFERIEETIREGRRGFMPAFPQFNARQLDDLASYVLSLSGHSVDADAAARGDDIFNGPTGGCMYCHGEGGTGGPAQGAPNLTNGLWQIVDVPSAPTLEGKKALVKRVVSEGAQRHMPTFQDRLSDAEIRALAVYVHSLGGGQ from the coding sequence ATGAGCGAAACGAATAAGCGCAACGAGCATGGCAAGCGCGCCGTGCAGACCACCGGTCACTCCTGGGACGGCGACCTCCAGGAGTACAACAACCCGATTCCGCGTTGGTGGCTGTGGGCGTTCTATGCCACCGTCGTGTTCGCGGTGGTGTACTGGTTCCTGTACCCGGCTTGGCCGGTGGGCGGGACCTACACCAAGGGCGTGATGAACACCATTACCTACACCGGGCCCGGTGGCGAGGAGCGGACCACGCACTGGAACACCCGCGCGCTGCTGATGCGCGACATGCAGGAGGGCACCCACGCCGTGCGTCAGCGTGAGTACCTCGAGCGGGTCGCGGCGATGTCCTACAACGAGATCGCTGACGATCCCGACATGATGGCCTTCAGCCGTTCGGTGGCGCGTGGCCTGTTCGCGGACAATTGCGCGGCCTGTCACCAGGTCGGGGGCGGCGGCGTGCCCGGCGTGTACCCGAATCTGGCGGACGACGACTGGCTGTGGGGCGGGACGTTCGAACGCATCGAGGAGACCATTCGCGAGGGCCGTCGCGGTTTCATGCCGGCCTTCCCGCAGTTCAACGCCCGTCAGCTCGATGATCTGGCGAGTTACGTACTGAGTCTCTCGGGCCACAGCGTAGACGCCGATGCGGCGGCGCGCGGAGACGACATCTTCAATGGTCCGACCGGCGGCTGCATGTATTGCCATGGCGAAGGTGGCACGGGCGGTCCGGCGCAGGGCGCGCCCAACCTGACCAACGGCCTCTGGCAGATCGTCGACGTGCCCAGCGCCCCCACCCTGGAGGGGAAGAAGGCATTGGTCAAGCGGGTGGTGAGCGAAGGGGCGCAGCGCCATATGCCCACCTTCCAAGATCGTCTGTCTGATGCCGAGATTCGCGCCCTCGCGGTGTACGTGCACTCGCTGGGTGGCGGCCAGTAG
- a CDS encoding cbb3-type cytochrome c oxidase subunit 3, whose amino-acid sequence MFDWLMWFTRLDNSKMFALVLFFVTFVVILLYVFSGKKRGQRLESYKYIPFEDDEDRVPGRHHKGPKHERNE is encoded by the coding sequence ATGTTCGATTGGCTGATGTGGTTTACGCGACTGGATAACAGCAAGATGTTCGCGTTGGTGCTGTTCTTCGTCACCTTCGTGGTTATCCTGCTGTACGTGTTCTCCGGTAAGAAACGCGGTCAGCGGCTCGAATCGTACAAGTACATTCCGTTTGAGGATGACGAGGACCGGGTGCCCGGTCGTCATCACAAGGGTCCGAAGCATGAGCGAAACGAATAA